One genomic window of Halorhabdus sp. CBA1104 includes the following:
- a CDS encoding NAD(P)/FAD-dependent oxidoreductase, whose protein sequence is MTDATGGSAGEYDHDVVVIGGGPAGCSAGIFTARYGLDTLVFDRGRSSIRRCAHLENYPGFPAGIDIETFYGRLHDHIREAGCALREDLVESVTALETPAAGGFVVDPQEGEQVTARRVIAATRYDGEYLWPLDADSEMITTSEDDGEETEQFKRDYPNADGSTPIEGLYVATPSDADEQAIIAAGRGAATARTLLRDHRRASGIPETLADHYDWVRRRAQLDEEWHDRETWREYLDDRVGEAAGETWTAATRTTEIDRILGSYIDDDEIANRRERGQDRLLEHVDDERVLARAREIEAARDADTERDNGGG, encoded by the coding sequence ATGACTGACGCGACTGGCGGATCGGCTGGCGAGTACGACCACGACGTGGTCGTCATCGGTGGCGGCCCGGCCGGTTGCTCGGCCGGCATATTCACCGCCAGGTACGGCCTCGACACGCTGGTGTTCGACCGCGGCCGCTCCTCGATCCGGCGGTGTGCACATCTCGAAAACTATCCTGGCTTCCCCGCTGGCATCGACATCGAGACGTTCTACGGACGACTCCACGATCACATCCGTGAGGCCGGGTGTGCCCTTCGTGAGGACCTCGTCGAGTCCGTCACGGCCCTTGAGACTCCCGCAGCAGGAGGGTTCGTCGTCGATCCACAGGAGGGAGAGCAGGTTACGGCCCGTCGGGTAATCGCGGCGACGCGCTACGACGGGGAGTACCTCTGGCCCCTCGACGCCGACAGTGAGATGATCACCACCAGTGAGGACGATGGCGAGGAAACTGAACAGTTCAAGAGGGACTATCCCAACGCCGACGGCTCGACACCGATCGAGGGACTGTACGTCGCCACACCATCGGACGCTGACGAGCAAGCCATCATCGCCGCCGGCCGCGGGGCGGCGACGGCACGCACGCTCCTGCGGGATCACCGCCGCGCGTCAGGAATCCCGGAGACGCTGGCCGACCACTACGATTGGGTCCGCCGACGGGCACAACTGGACGAGGAGTGGCATGACCGCGAGACGTGGCGCGAGTATCTGGACGATCGCGTGGGGGAGGCGGCCGGTGAGACATGGACAGCGGCAACCAGGACGACCGAGATCGATCGCATCCTCGGGAGTTACATCGACGACGACGAGATCGCAAACCGCCGCGAACGTGGCCAGGATCGCCTGCTCGAACACGTCGACGACGAGCGGGTCCTCGCCCGTGCCCGCGAGATCGAGGCCGCCCGTGATGCCGACACCGAACGTGATAACGGAGGCGGGTGA
- a CDS encoding iron ABC transporter permease, with translation MASESATVTDSMSRRNRVFDWLSGSLWTVVLGSLLVIAGGTLVQVSYGAFSTTPIEAWRALFNPDVIFTLQTWESLLLGAELPEMNRRSLIVWQMRLPRVVVAVLVGMNLAVSGAIFQAVTRNELASPFILGVSSGAGLMILLVLVVFSGATLVIPYVLGSLRLGISSLLPIIAALGGIGAFLLVYVIAWKNGTSPVRLVLAGVIVGTVFQSLQTGLFFFASDIGVVQSAIAWTTGSLTGVEWEEVRMVLPWTIPVVVFSVVSARQLNVLLLGESTASSLGMNVERMRFALSAVAVVAAAAAIAVAGIVGFVGLIVPHMVRNVVGSDYRRLIVGCLFAGPALMVAADVGARLGLMVLAGSSEQMPVGIVTGLLGGPYFLYLMRKQDTMGEI, from the coding sequence ATGGCGAGCGAATCAGCCACGGTCACGGATTCGATGTCCCGGCGCAATCGGGTGTTCGACTGGCTGTCGGGATCGCTATGGACGGTCGTCCTCGGCAGCCTCCTCGTCATCGCAGGGGGAACTCTGGTGCAGGTGAGTTACGGCGCGTTCTCGACGACGCCGATCGAAGCCTGGCGAGCCCTGTTCAATCCGGACGTTATCTTCACCCTGCAAACCTGGGAATCGCTCCTGCTGGGCGCCGAACTACCGGAGATGAACCGGCGGAGTCTGATCGTCTGGCAGATGCGGTTACCCAGGGTGGTCGTCGCCGTCCTGGTGGGGATGAACCTGGCCGTTTCCGGGGCAATCTTCCAGGCGGTGACCCGCAACGAACTCGCGAGTCCGTTCATCCTGGGCGTCTCCTCGGGGGCGGGCCTGATGATCCTCCTCGTGCTCGTGGTCTTTTCGGGTGCGACGCTGGTGATCCCGTACGTCCTCGGGTCCCTGAGGCTGGGAATCTCGTCGTTGCTCCCGATCATCGCCGCGCTGGGCGGGATCGGCGCGTTCCTGCTCGTCTACGTCATCGCCTGGAAGAACGGCACCTCTCCGGTCCGCCTGGTGCTGGCGGGAGTCATCGTCGGCACCGTCTTTCAGAGCCTCCAGACGGGACTGTTCTTCTTTGCGAGTGATATCGGCGTGGTCCAGTCGGCCATCGCCTGGACGACGGGATCACTCACCGGTGTCGAGTGGGAAGAGGTCAGGATGGTACTTCCCTGGACGATCCCCGTTGTCGTGTTCTCGGTGGTCAGTGCGAGACAGCTGAACGTCTTGTTGTTAGGCGAAAGTACGGCGTCGTCGCTCGGGATGAACGTCGAGCGAATGCGCTTTGCCCTCTCGGCGGTCGCGGTCGTGGCTGCCGCGGCAGCCATCGCAGTGGCGGGCATCGTCGGCTTCGTCGGATTGATCGTCCCACACATGGTCCGCAACGTCGTTGGCAGCGACTACAGGCGACTCATCGTCGGCTGTCTGTTTGCCGGCCCGGCGTTGATGGTGGCCGCCGACGTCGGCGCCAGACTGGGCCTGATGGTGCTTGCAGGCAGCAGCGAGCAGATGCCCGTCGGCATCGTCACCGGGCTGCTCGGCGGCCCGTACTTCCTCTACCTGATGCGAAAACAGGACACGATGGGTGAGATCTGA
- a CDS encoding ABC transporter ATP-binding protein, translating to MTEDTTPRPDGGASKVIREPKSRENGETPADGEQTADGSTDGKTTASEFRGEGLVIGYPSSEQPVIDRESITVSPGEVTALVGPNGSGKSTLLKGLADQLALESGVVRLDGADIHDMETKELARKLGLLSQESVAPDSITVEQLVEHGRYPHREFFDGLSTADREAIDRAIELAGISHLRERQVGQLSGGQQQLVWIAMVLAQETDVLLLDEPTTFLDLHHQLEVMEIVEALRDDSDMTIVLVLHDIQQAARHADRMVALKDGEIRARGSPEEVITEKLLAEVFEIDAAVERTPRGPRIEPLCPRHEADSDGET from the coding sequence ATGACCGAGGATACGACCCCGCGACCGGATGGCGGTGCAAGCAAGGTGATCAGGGAACCGAAATCGCGAGAAAACGGCGAGACACCAGCTGATGGGGAGCAGACAGCCGACGGAAGTACCGACGGCAAGACGACAGCGAGCGAGTTCCGGGGCGAGGGGCTGGTCATCGGCTATCCGTCGAGCGAACAGCCGGTCATCGATAGGGAGTCGATCACCGTCTCGCCCGGTGAAGTGACTGCCCTGGTTGGTCCGAACGGGAGCGGCAAGAGTACGCTCCTGAAAGGGCTGGCCGATCAGCTTGCACTGGAATCAGGCGTCGTTCGTCTCGACGGGGCTGACATCCACGACATGGAGACCAAAGAACTCGCGCGGAAGCTCGGGTTGCTCTCCCAGGAGAGCGTCGCCCCGGACAGCATCACGGTGGAGCAGCTCGTCGAACACGGCCGGTACCCACATCGGGAGTTCTTTGACGGACTCTCGACGGCCGATCGGGAAGCGATCGACCGGGCAATCGAGCTGGCAGGGATCTCTCACTTGCGCGAGCGGCAGGTCGGACAGCTGAGTGGCGGACAACAACAGCTCGTCTGGATCGCCATGGTGTTGGCACAGGAGACGGATGTCCTGTTGCTCGACGAGCCGACAACGTTCCTCGACCTCCACCACCAACTCGAAGTGATGGAGATCGTCGAGGCGCTCCGGGACGACAGCGACATGACCATCGTGCTTGTCCTGCACGACATCCAGCAGGCTGCCCGGCACGCCGATCGCATGGTCGCACTCAAAGACGGCGAAATCAGGGCACGTGGGTCGCCCGAGGAGGTCATCACCGAAAAGCTCCTGGCGGAGGTCTTCGAGATCGACGCCGCGGTCGAGCGGACGCCCCGGGGACCACGGATCGAACCGCTCTGCCCCCGACACGAGGCTGATAGCGACGGTGAGACGTAA
- a CDS encoding ABC transporter substrate-binding protein, with translation MADEPVKRKTPTRREAIKYGGTALVGGLLAGCSSTASDDTTTTDSPTETASDGSPTEAASDATETETATESNSYSASIAPMGTVSLEEPPETVFTRLTHHADMAFALGRGDTITAMHAPDYYDRLWNQFVERLPGVTLDWEGLYSSWQPSKEKLYELDSDIHLADPAWITKQDNWDPADIAEITSGVSPWFGNSLSDTHQEPPESYAEGYEYYTLWEQFERVAQLFGEEDRYQALATVYDDLTGTIDEKLPAESERPSAVMIAAQDLEEIYAYRLSDPGYLTSHTRPFGARDAFEGEVESASVVDYEVLLEADPDVILHLGGFEPNTDIAARREEFRSDPVAGEITAVQQARVYPQGARYQGPILNLFQLEMTAKQLYPDQFGAWPTYTEGPYPEIDPEEQLFDRKRVADAINGDI, from the coding sequence ATAGCAGACGAACCCGTAAAACGCAAGACACCGACCCGACGGGAGGCGATCAAATACGGCGGTACGGCACTCGTTGGCGGCCTGTTGGCCGGCTGTTCGAGCACTGCTTCAGACGATACAACCACCACTGACAGTCCCACAGAGACTGCTTCAGATGGCAGTCCCACAGAGGCCGCCTCAGATGCGACAGAAACAGAGACTGCAACCGAATCGAACAGCTACAGCGCATCGATCGCCCCGATGGGGACGGTCAGCCTAGAGGAGCCCCCGGAGACGGTCTTCACCCGGCTCACGCATCATGCCGACATGGCCTTCGCGCTGGGTCGCGGTGACACCATCACCGCGATGCACGCGCCGGACTACTACGATCGGTTGTGGAACCAATTCGTCGAACGACTACCCGGCGTCACCCTCGACTGGGAGGGGCTGTACTCCTCGTGGCAGCCCAGCAAAGAGAAGCTCTACGAACTGGATAGCGACATCCACCTCGCGGACCCAGCCTGGATCACGAAACAGGACAACTGGGATCCGGCCGACATCGCGGAGATCACGAGCGGTGTCTCGCCCTGGTTCGGGAACTCGCTAAGTGATACCCATCAGGAGCCCCCTGAGTCCTACGCCGAGGGCTACGAGTACTACACGCTGTGGGAGCAGTTCGAACGCGTCGCGCAACTGTTCGGCGAAGAAGACCGGTATCAGGCACTCGCGACGGTGTACGATGACCTGACGGGAACCATCGACGAGAAGCTACCCGCAGAGTCCGAAAGACCCTCGGCCGTGATGATCGCCGCTCAGGACCTCGAGGAGATCTACGCCTACAGGCTCAGTGACCCCGGATACCTGACTTCACACACCCGCCCGTTCGGTGCCAGGGACGCCTTCGAGGGTGAAGTCGAGTCCGCGTCGGTCGTCGATTACGAGGTGTTGCTCGAGGCCGACCCGGACGTGATCTTGCACCTGGGTGGGTTCGAGCCGAACACGGACATCGCCGCGCGTCGTGAGGAGTTCCGGTCCGATCCAGTCGCCGGCGAGATCACCGCCGTCCAACAAGCCCGGGTCTACCCTCAGGGTGCCCGGTATCAGGGCCCCATCCTCAACCTCTTCCAGTTGGAGATGACGGCCAAGCAACTGTATCCTGACCAGTTCGGGGCCTGGCCCACCTACACTGAGGGCCCCTATCCCGAGATCGACCCCGAGGAGCAGCTGTTCGACCGCAAGCGGGTCGCTGACGCCATCAACGGAGACATCTGA
- a CDS encoding ABC transporter substrate-binding protein, whose protein sequence is MTENNDTTDAPTRRDYLKYGLAVGTGGLLAGCSSGESTETTEPADKDTATATATDTAAETTTETTTQTSTDTPYMVSMAPAGEVTFESVPETWAAYSGDYADMAVALGQADGITGIGGADRYYTGIYDELPGVNIDRNTVESNPEIRTKEQFYELESDIHFYDPQMLVNWFDWDPADLEEIRENVAPFFANLIFRREDAWHDYRYYTLYQAFEKVAAAFQREERFRAFEQLHEAFLADIQSRMPPASERPTVMLTYEATNEPSTFSPYRLNDRGTSKKQWRDLGVGDALAGTGIDGLSTTDRGELDYENLLEVDPDVLLIRGHERKTPQEFRDTVLGYMAEHSVGSQLTAVQNGQVYRGGYLYQGPIHNLFLTERAAKQLYPETFGDVTVDDELFDRDRLARIITDGADSG, encoded by the coding sequence ATGACTGAGAACAACGACACGACCGACGCACCGACACGACGTGACTATTTGAAATACGGCCTGGCAGTCGGGACTGGCGGATTACTCGCGGGCTGTAGCAGTGGGGAGAGTACTGAGACGACCGAACCGGCCGACAAGGACACGGCGACCGCAACGGCCACCGACACGGCGGCGGAGACGACCACCGAAACAACGACCCAGACGAGCACGGACACTCCCTACATGGTCTCGATGGCCCCCGCTGGCGAGGTGACCTTCGAATCGGTCCCGGAAACGTGGGCCGCATACAGCGGCGACTATGCCGATATGGCCGTCGCACTCGGACAGGCCGACGGGATCACCGGGATCGGCGGCGCAGACCGCTACTACACCGGCATCTACGACGAACTACCAGGGGTCAATATCGACCGCAACACGGTCGAATCCAACCCCGAGATTCGGACGAAAGAACAGTTCTACGAACTCGAAAGCGATATCCACTTCTACGACCCGCAGATGCTGGTCAACTGGTTCGACTGGGATCCAGCAGACCTCGAAGAGATCCGCGAGAACGTGGCGCCATTCTTCGCGAACCTGATCTTCCGGCGGGAAGACGCCTGGCACGACTACCGCTACTACACGCTCTATCAGGCCTTCGAGAAGGTCGCCGCTGCCTTCCAGCGCGAGGAGCGCTTCCGGGCGTTCGAGCAACTTCACGAGGCGTTCCTCGCGGATATCCAGTCCCGGATGCCGCCCGCGAGCGAGCGGCCGACCGTGATGCTCACTTACGAGGCGACCAACGAACCGTCGACGTTCTCGCCGTACCGGCTCAACGACCGTGGGACGAGCAAGAAGCAGTGGCGTGACCTGGGCGTCGGCGACGCCCTCGCGGGCACCGGCATCGACGGGCTCAGCACCACCGACCGGGGCGAACTCGACTACGAGAACCTGCTGGAAGTCGATCCGGACGTGCTGTTGATCCGCGGCCACGAACGCAAAACTCCCCAAGAGTTCCGTGACACGGTGCTCGGATACATGGCAGAGCACTCGGTGGGGAGTCAGCTAACGGCCGTCCAGAACGGACAGGTCTACCGCGGTGGGTACCTCTACCAGGGCCCGATCCACAATCTCTTCCTGACCGAACGCGCCGCCAAACAGCTCTATCCCGAAACGTTCGGCGACGTGACCGTGGATGACGAATTGTTCGATCGCGACCGGCTGGCACGGATTATCACGGACGGTGCTGACTCGGGCTGA
- a CDS encoding NAD(P)/FAD-dependent oxidoreductase gives MTHESTAQFDVIVIGGGVAGLSAALFTARHGLETLSIDAGGSILRRNAHLENVPGFPVGVDGRRFLDLLKEQADRAGASYQEGTVTGLERLADTFAVETDTMQYQTEYAIAATKNEVDYLEDVDGVGIVDRGKTFVDTDERGRTGIAGLYAAGRLAGKPHQAAVCAGHGAEVGVTILEDHDRPFYHDWVAPDGYFTDRGRDLPPGCEEIDAAERERRAEASRAVMQEHFAEPHPGEQLTHPSLSE, from the coding sequence ATGACTCATGAATCCACTGCGCAGTTCGACGTCATTGTCATCGGTGGTGGTGTGGCCGGTCTCTCGGCGGCACTGTTCACCGCTCGCCACGGACTGGAGACGCTCAGTATCGATGCTGGCGGGTCGATTCTCCGACGGAACGCCCACCTGGAAAACGTGCCAGGCTTCCCGGTTGGCGTGGACGGTCGGCGGTTTCTCGACCTGCTCAAAGAACAGGCCGACCGGGCGGGCGCGTCGTATCAAGAGGGAACAGTCACCGGATTGGAGCGACTCGCGGACACCTTCGCCGTCGAGACTGACACAATGCAGTATCAGACTGAGTATGCGATCGCGGCGACCAAGAACGAAGTCGACTATCTCGAAGACGTCGACGGCGTCGGCATCGTTGATCGTGGGAAAACGTTCGTCGACACTGACGAACGGGGTCGGACAGGGATTGCGGGACTCTATGCGGCGGGTCGACTCGCCGGGAAACCCCACCAAGCAGCCGTTTGCGCGGGGCACGGCGCCGAAGTGGGTGTGACGATCCTCGAAGACCACGACCGGCCGTTCTACCACGACTGGGTTGCACCGGATGGGTATTTCACCGACCGTGGCCGCGACCTGCCGCCCGGCTGTGAGGAGATCGACGCGGCAGAGCGCGAACGGCGTGCTGAAGCATCACGAGCAGTGATGCAAGAGCACTTCGCCGAGCCCCATCCCGGCGAACAACTCACCCACCCCAGTCTCAGCGAGTGA
- a CDS encoding zinc-binding dehydrogenase, whose translation MKSFVMREIGETAIIEKERPEPGPMDAIVEPTEGLICTSDCHTVHGAIGEREDLTLGHEVVGVVESVGSDVEHFEPGDRVAVGAITPDWNSVAAQDGHPSQSNEALGGWKFANVKDGTFAEYVHVNDADGNLAKIPEGVTDHEAAYVADMLSTGFAGAENADIPMGGTVAVFAQGPVGLMATKGAELQGAGRIIAVETVENRKELAREYGATDVVDFGEVDPAEEIMELTDGEGVDAAIEALGADETLQDCIKVTKPGGTVSNVGYHGEGEFRKIPRAEWGVGMAEIDIVTDLCPGGRLRIQRLLRLLDQGKVDPTKMTTHEFEFDEIQTAFEMMETKDDGMIKPLIHF comes from the coding sequence ATGAAATCATTTGTTATGAGAGAAATTGGCGAAACGGCCATCATCGAGAAAGAACGACCGGAACCCGGTCCGATGGACGCGATCGTCGAACCCACGGAAGGACTGATCTGTACGTCAGACTGCCACACGGTACACGGTGCGATCGGCGAGCGTGAGGATCTGACGCTGGGTCACGAGGTCGTCGGCGTCGTCGAGTCCGTCGGCAGTGACGTCGAGCACTTCGAACCCGGTGATCGGGTCGCTGTCGGCGCGATCACGCCCGACTGGAACTCCGTGGCTGCCCAAGACGGCCACCCCTCCCAGTCAAACGAAGCGCTCGGTGGCTGGAAGTTCGCCAACGTCAAGGATGGCACCTTCGCGGAGTACGTCCACGTCAACGATGCCGACGGCAACCTCGCGAAGATCCCCGAGGGCGTCACCGACCACGAGGCGGCCTACGTCGCGGATATGCTCTCGACGGGCTTTGCGGGCGCGGAGAACGCCGATATCCCGATGGGCGGGACCGTCGCCGTCTTCGCGCAGGGTCCCGTCGGTCTGATGGCGACGAAAGGGGCCGAACTCCAGGGTGCCGGCCGGATCATCGCCGTCGAGACTGTCGAGAATCGGAAGGAACTCGCCCGTGAGTACGGCGCAACGGACGTCGTCGACTTCGGTGAGGTCGACCCCGCCGAGGAGATCATGGAACTCACGGACGGCGAAGGTGTCGACGCCGCTATCGAGGCACTCGGCGCAGACGAGACACTGCAAGATTGCATCAAAGTAACCAAGCCCGGTGGCACCGTCTCGAACGTCGGCTATCACGGCGAGGGTGAGTTCCGGAAGATCCCACGCGCCGAATGGGGCGTCGGGATGGCCGAAATCGATATCGTCACAGACCTCTGTCCCGGCGGCCGCCTGCGCATCCAGCGTCTGCTGCGCCTCCTCGATCAGGGGAAGGTCGATCCGACGAAGATGACCACCCACGAGTTCGAGTTCGACGAGATCCAGACGGCCTTCGAGATGATGGAGACCAAAGACGACGGGATGATCAAGCCCCTGATCCACTTCTGA
- a CDS encoding pyruvate kinase alpha/beta domain-containing protein yields MIHTDDMDTDAVLDEALDYAQSEPIDAVCVASTSGQTGTKAAERFGGDLVVVGHSYGYDVANEQELAADHVETIEDAGGEVFTGPMVFSNLGSAIAQKEGFSSHELVADVLRLFGQGTKVAVECPLMACDAGLVDAGDRVLSIAGTGEGADTILVVEAVNSREFFDSRVLEVVAKPADAENLVWW; encoded by the coding sequence ATGATCCACACTGACGACATGGACACGGACGCCGTACTCGACGAGGCACTCGACTACGCCCAGAGCGAGCCGATCGACGCGGTTTGTGTCGCCTCTACTTCTGGCCAGACGGGCACAAAGGCGGCCGAACGCTTCGGTGGGGATCTCGTCGTCGTCGGCCACTCGTATGGGTACGATGTGGCCAACGAGCAGGAACTGGCCGCCGACCACGTCGAGACGATCGAGGACGCTGGCGGCGAGGTCTTCACCGGGCCGATGGTGTTCAGCAACCTCGGGTCGGCCATCGCCCAAAAAGAGGGCTTCTCGTCACACGAACTCGTCGCCGACGTCCTGCGGCTGTTCGGTCAGGGAACGAAAGTCGCCGTCGAGTGCCCGCTGATGGCCTGTGACGCCGGCCTCGTCGATGCCGGCGATCGGGTACTCTCGATCGCGGGGACCGGCGAAGGTGCCGACACGATTCTGGTCGTCGAAGCGGTAAACAGCCGGGAGTTCTTCGACTCGCGCGTGCTCGAAGTGGTTGCCAAGCCCGCCGACGCCGAGAACCTCGTCTGGTGGTAA
- the prs gene encoding ribose-phosphate diphosphokinase produces the protein MILSGSASQTLAARIAAATGEPLGAAEVKYFPDGELNVQVTESIDGRAIVVISTVSNDAHIEALLLQDAARQAGAEEVITVVPYPGYARQNRKYRPGDIVSLSTVAGALSPGTDRVITVNPHEKNATSMFDVPATAIDASGRLAEPLPSGLVDPLFVGTDEQAFPLAEAVRDGHGTGVADYLDPAAGTGTPATIAPAETSVDGRDVVLVDDFVATGATMATAAAAVDDRGAQRIFATCVHPLLASGAWSKLLRAGVDEMYATDTLERIVSDVSVAPVIADAL, from the coding sequence ATGATCCTCAGCGGGTCGGCTTCCCAGACGCTGGCGGCCAGAATCGCCGCGGCAACCGGCGAACCGCTCGGCGCTGCCGAGGTGAAGTATTTCCCCGATGGCGAACTGAACGTACAGGTTACCGAATCGATCGACGGTCGGGCGATCGTCGTCATTTCGACGGTCTCGAACGATGCCCATATCGAGGCGCTTCTCTTACAGGACGCCGCCCGTCAGGCCGGCGCTGAGGAAGTCATCACAGTTGTCCCCTACCCGGGCTATGCCCGTCAAAACCGGAAGTATCGGCCGGGCGATATCGTCTCGCTGTCGACCGTCGCGGGGGCGCTCTCGCCCGGGACGGACCGAGTTATCACTGTCAACCCCCACGAGAAAAACGCCACGTCGATGTTCGACGTGCCGGCGACGGCTATCGACGCCTCCGGCCGGCTGGCCGAACCGCTGCCTTCTGGGCTCGTCGACCCACTTTTCGTTGGGACCGACGAGCAAGCGTTCCCACTGGCCGAGGCCGTCAGGGACGGCCACGGCACCGGTGTGGCTGACTACCTGGACCCGGCCGCCGGGACTGGGACGCCTGCGACGATCGCACCTGCCGAAACGAGTGTCGACGGACGGGACGTCGTTCTCGTCGACGACTTCGTTGCGACTGGCGCAACGATGGCAACCGCCGCGGCGGCGGTCGACGACCGCGGTGCCCAACGCATCTTCGCGACCTGTGTCCACCCACTACTTGCCAGTGGAGCCTGGAGTAAACTCCTCCGGGCGGGCGTCGACGAGATGTACGCCACGGACACCTTAGAGCGGATCGTCAGTGACGTCAGCGTCGCGCCCGTTATCGCCGACGCGTTGTGA
- a CDS encoding CopG family ribbon-helix-helix protein, translated as MPIVSVSMPETLVERLDQFAEEHGYSGRSEVIRDAGRDLLDEFDDESLEGRRLLATVTVLFEYQAGSVESEMMEIRHAFDDVVESNFHTHVGDNFCLELFVLDGSLDAISTVVGSIRATQDIQTVSYSVLPMDDGQVRAE; from the coding sequence ATGCCCATCGTCAGTGTCTCGATGCCCGAAACCCTGGTCGAGCGTCTCGATCAGTTCGCCGAGGAACACGGCTACAGCGGTCGCAGCGAAGTCATCCGGGACGCCGGCCGGGACTTACTCGACGAATTCGACGACGAATCTCTGGAGGGTCGACGACTCCTGGCAACGGTGACTGTCCTGTTCGAGTATCAGGCCGGCAGCGTCGAGTCCGAAATGATGGAAATACGTCACGCATTCGACGATGTCGTCGAATCGAACTTTCACACCCACGTCGGTGATAACTTCTGTCTCGAACTGTTCGTTCTCGATGGCTCGCTCGACGCGATCTCGACGGTCGTCGGTTCGATCCGGGCGACACAAGACATCCAGACGGTCAGTTACTCCGTGCTGCCAATGGACGACGGCCAAGTCCGCGCCGAGTAA
- a CDS encoding MFS transporter yields the protein MTSNREADREGVVSGNSGTLLVSVAAGWFLALGLRFVLQAILPTITASFPATTETQAGIAVTVLWAAYGVLQFPAGITADRIGEGRVLTASLLLSAVSVLAFSVTPTYSLFVLAMGLFGAATGLYGPPRGTLLTRVFDERADRALGATLAAGSLGAAVLPALAALLVEGLGWRTMLGLTIPGFVVAALLVYRSTHRLDSKPDEKRADGGSSAAEDGPSVLSAIKIAGQSVCRYRTGLAVLAAIIMYFGYQGVTALATTYLITEKGFAQSSAGVLFGGLFVVGALSQWLAGRVAQRRRSARVLAAIAAVSVLPLVGLVVFEHRLLVAASTLLIGVRMGFAPVSNAFIIDHLPADVEGTAWGAVRTALFVVSSVASTVVGLLADIGLFDGAILLLAGLTGGAAGIYLALPSCEFSRQPW from the coding sequence GTGACGAGCAACCGGGAGGCCGATCGAGAGGGGGTGGTATCGGGGAACAGCGGGACGCTACTGGTGAGTGTCGCCGCGGGCTGGTTTCTCGCACTTGGGTTGCGATTCGTCCTCCAGGCCATCTTGCCGACGATAACGGCGTCGTTCCCGGCGACGACCGAGACCCAAGCTGGGATCGCAGTTACGGTCCTGTGGGCCGCTTACGGCGTCTTGCAGTTCCCAGCGGGGATCACCGCCGATCGGATCGGTGAAGGACGGGTCCTGACAGCGAGCCTGCTGCTTTCGGCTGTTAGCGTGCTCGCGTTCTCCGTGACACCGACCTATTCGCTGTTCGTGCTCGCGATGGGACTGTTCGGGGCCGCGACCGGTCTGTACGGCCCGCCGCGGGGAACCTTACTCACGCGAGTGTTCGACGAACGGGCCGATCGGGCACTCGGTGCAACGCTGGCCGCCGGGAGCCTGGGTGCAGCTGTCCTCCCGGCGCTGGCGGCGTTACTCGTCGAAGGGCTAGGCTGGCGGACGATGCTTGGACTCACCATACCCGGATTCGTCGTCGCTGCACTGCTCGTCTATCGGAGCACGCACAGACTCGACAGCAAGCCCGACGAGAAACGAGCGGACGGCGGTTCGAGCGCCGCCGAAGACGGCCCGTCGGTCCTGAGTGCGATCAAAATCGCGGGACAGTCAGTCTGTCGCTATCGGACTGGGCTCGCGGTCCTCGCGGCGATCATCATGTACTTTGGCTATCAGGGCGTCACCGCCCTGGCGACGACCTACCTCATCACGGAGAAGGGATTCGCCCAGTCCAGTGCGGGCGTACTGTTCGGGGGCCTGTTCGTCGTCGGCGCACTGTCTCAGTGGCTGGCCGGGAGAGTCGCCCAGCGGCGGCGGTCGGCCCGCGTCCTCGCGGCCATCGCCGCGGTGAGTGTCCTCCCGCTGGTCGGACTGGTCGTCTTCGAACACCGACTCCTCGTGGCAGCGAGTACACTCCTGATCGGCGTTCGGATGGGCTTTGCACCGGTTTCGAACGCGTTCATCATCGACCACCTTCCGGCCGACGTCGAAGGCACGGCTTGGGGAGCAGTCAGGACCGCCTTGTTCGTGGTGAGTTCCGTCGCCTCGACGGTCGTCGGCTTGCTGGCTGACATCGGCCTGTTCGACGGCGCGATCCTCCTGCTGGCCGGCCTGACCGGTGGCGCAGCAGGGATCTACCTGGCGTTGCCGTCCTGTGAGTTCTCCAGACAGCCCTGGTAA